A region from the Nodosilinea sp. FACHB-141 genome encodes:
- a CDS encoding N-acetylmuramoyl-L-alanine amidase, giving the protein MAQWVWGAAALAGFSTVGIATLAQAQTALQVVYPPDGHQTTAEQIFFIGTGATDQPVLLNGEPIEGRSASGHFAPSRPLSLGANTFTLTQGDQTLSITVTRVASGPVLPETLGFAEGSLLPGADIARQPGDWVCLGAVAPANATVTAVLAGQTYTLLPQGDRADLPPNSAVLTDQASPIATTGPSRYESCFMAEEPGDLGQPVYRLAQGTSVVTDAAPGSVSILDPSAIEVVEVTAAAGVARTGPSTDYSRLTPLPQGTRAQITSREGEWLRLDYGGWIRAAETQPVAGGSVVRSLIRGVTSRQVPGWTEIYFPLQVPVPVSVEQGTDTFTLTLHNTVPQTDTIYVTDDGLVERLDWNPVLPDQVEYRINFKTDQQWGYKLRYEGTTLVLSLKQPPSLQASRPLAGTTILVDPGHGGDEPGSRGPNGTPEKDVNLEVSLLLQAALEARGAQVIMTRTADSTVGVNDRPAQIAQVEPTLALSIHYNALPDSGDAQNTAGIGAFWFHTQAHSLAQFLHDYLVTELDRPSYGVFWNNLALTRPHVAPSVLLELGFMINPNEFEWVTDPQKQAKLAETLAEGVELWVQQTGGGE; this is encoded by the coding sequence ATGGCGCAGTGGGTTTGGGGCGCAGCCGCGCTAGCCGGTTTCAGCACAGTAGGCATTGCCACCCTGGCGCAGGCTCAGACCGCCCTGCAAGTGGTCTATCCCCCCGATGGCCACCAGACCACGGCAGAGCAGATCTTTTTCATCGGCACCGGAGCCACCGACCAGCCCGTGCTGCTGAATGGCGAACCCATTGAGGGACGCAGCGCCTCAGGGCACTTTGCCCCCTCCCGACCTCTCAGTCTCGGGGCCAACACCTTTACCCTGACCCAGGGTGACCAAACCTTATCAATTACGGTTACCCGGGTGGCCAGCGGGCCAGTGCTGCCAGAAACCCTGGGCTTTGCCGAAGGCTCGCTCCTGCCGGGGGCAGATATTGCTCGCCAGCCGGGGGACTGGGTGTGTCTGGGGGCCGTGGCTCCTGCCAATGCCACGGTGACAGCAGTCCTGGCAGGGCAGACCTACACCCTGCTGCCCCAGGGCGATCGCGCCGATTTGCCTCCCAACTCAGCCGTCCTCACCGACCAGGCCAGCCCCATTGCCACCACTGGCCCCAGCCGCTACGAAAGCTGCTTCATGGCCGAAGAACCGGGCGATCTGGGACAGCCCGTCTACCGCCTCGCCCAGGGGACGTCCGTAGTGACGGATGCCGCCCCCGGTTCTGTGAGTATTTTGGATCCTAGTGCGATCGAGGTCGTCGAAGTCACCGCTGCCGCTGGCGTAGCCCGCACCGGCCCCAGCACCGACTATTCCCGCCTCACTCCCCTACCTCAGGGCACCCGTGCCCAAATCACGAGCCGCGAGGGCGAGTGGCTGCGCCTCGACTACGGCGGCTGGATTCGTGCCGCTGAGACTCAGCCTGTAGCGGGAGGGTCAGTGGTGCGATCGCTGATTCGCGGCGTCACCTCCCGCCAGGTGCCGGGCTGGACAGAAATCTACTTTCCCCTGCAAGTCCCCGTCCCCGTCAGCGTTGAGCAAGGGACCGACACCTTCACCCTCACCCTGCACAACACCGTGCCCCAAACCGACACCATCTACGTCACCGACGACGGGCTAGTGGAACGCCTAGACTGGAATCCCGTGCTGCCCGACCAGGTAGAGTACCGGATCAATTTCAAAACCGACCAGCAGTGGGGCTACAAACTGCGCTACGAAGGCACTACCCTCGTGCTATCCCTCAAGCAGCCCCCCAGTCTTCAAGCTTCTCGCCCCCTAGCGGGCACCACCATTCTGGTAGACCCCGGCCACGGCGGCGACGAACCCGGCTCACGCGGCCCCAACGGCACCCCCGAAAAAGACGTCAACCTGGAAGTATCGCTCCTCCTACAAGCCGCTCTAGAAGCCCGAGGAGCCCAGGTGATCATGACCCGCACCGCTGACAGCACCGTTGGCGTCAACGATCGCCCCGCCCAGATTGCCCAAGTCGAACCCACCCTAGCCCTTAGCATTCACTACAACGCCCTACCCGACAGCGGCGACGCCCAAAACACCGCCGGCATCGGTGCCTTCTGGTTCCACACCCAGGCCCATAGCCTGGCCCAGTTCCTCCACGACTACTTGGTAACTGAACTCGATCGCCCCTCCTACGGCGTCTTCTGGAACAACCTCGCCCTCACCCGCCCCCACGTCGCCCCCTCCGTACTGCTAGAGCTGGGCTTCATGATCAACCCCAATGAATTCGAGTGGGTGACGGATCCGCAGAAGCAGGCGAAATTGGCAGAAACCCTGGCTGAAGGAGTGGAGCTTTGGGTGCAGCAGACGGGGGGAGGGGAGTGA
- a CDS encoding LCP family protein yields MPTQQRRRMPRMLGVGIALASVAGISGVAGAMLAVSLSAAPLMQQDLSAEESGVFSQDAAIASSGNLRLPRLTRPVNILVLGVKVLTTDVESVPPELEDVGYHALVNSFDGLSDSMLLLRFNPQTEQMVVLSLPRDTRTYVRGRLTKLNEANRDGGPALAAESVSDLLGGVAVDRYVRINVQGVEKLIDALGGVTVNVPADMKYQDDSQHLYINLKAGEQKLNGNQALQFLRFRYDSQGDIGRIQRQQMFMRALAEQALNPATIARLPKILSVIQENVDTNLSVEELLALVGYGAQINRSNVQMLMLPGNFSSPQEFAASYWIPSYNDIDGMVDQYFGFGTQRVATTSDPSRVRVAIQDSTNDPVAVQALTRALRESGYSNIFIDQTLNAPLPISRIVAQRGDGATAEMVHRFLGIGEVRVESTGALNSDITIQLGQDWNQGLGESL; encoded by the coding sequence ATGCCAACTCAACAGCGACGACGCATGCCGCGTATGCTCGGCGTGGGCATTGCCCTGGCCTCGGTGGCGGGCATTTCTGGAGTGGCCGGGGCGATGCTAGCGGTTTCGCTGTCGGCGGCACCGCTCATGCAGCAAGATCTAAGCGCCGAAGAATCGGGAGTATTTAGCCAGGATGCCGCGATCGCATCGAGCGGTAATCTGCGGCTGCCCCGCCTGACTCGTCCAGTGAATATTCTGGTGCTAGGCGTCAAGGTGCTGACGACAGACGTCGAAAGCGTGCCCCCCGAACTGGAAGATGTGGGCTACCACGCCCTAGTCAACTCCTTTGACGGCCTCTCAGACTCGATGCTGCTGCTGCGGTTTAATCCCCAGACCGAGCAAATGGTAGTGCTTTCCCTTCCCCGCGACACCCGCACCTACGTGCGCGGCCGGCTAACCAAGCTCAACGAGGCCAACCGTGATGGCGGCCCCGCTCTAGCCGCCGAGTCAGTCAGCGATTTACTGGGTGGCGTGGCCGTCGATCGCTACGTGCGCATCAACGTGCAGGGGGTCGAAAAACTGATCGACGCCCTGGGCGGGGTCACGGTCAACGTACCCGCCGACATGAAGTACCAGGACGATAGCCAGCACCTATACATCAATCTCAAGGCGGGCGAACAAAAACTCAACGGCAATCAGGCGCTCCAGTTCCTGCGCTTTCGCTACGACTCCCAGGGCGATATTGGCCGCATTCAGCGCCAGCAAATGTTTATGCGAGCCCTAGCTGAGCAGGCACTCAATCCGGCGACCATTGCCCGGTTGCCCAAAATTTTGTCGGTGATTCAGGAAAACGTCGACACCAACCTGTCAGTAGAAGAGCTGTTGGCCCTGGTGGGCTACGGGGCACAGATCAACCGCTCTAACGTGCAAATGCTGATGCTGCCAGGCAACTTTAGTAGCCCCCAAGAATTTGCAGCGAGCTATTGGATCCCTAGCTACAACGACATCGACGGTATGGTTGACCAATACTTCGGTTTCGGTACTCAGCGGGTAGCCACCACTAGCGACCCTAGCCGAGTGCGGGTTGCTATTCAAGACAGCACCAACGACCCAGTAGCGGTGCAAGCCCTGACCCGAGCGTTGCGTGAAAGCGGTTACTCCAACATCTTTATCGACCAGACCCTAAACGCTCCCCTGCCCATTAGCCGCATCGTGGCCCAGCGGGGCGATGGTGCAACTGCCGAAATGGTGCACCGCTTTTTGGGAATTGGCGAGGTGCGGGTCGAAAGCACCGGCGCGCTCAACTCCGATATCACCATTCAGCTGGGCCAAGACTGGAACCAGGGTCTGGGTGAGTCGCTTTAA